The following proteins are co-located in the Cutaneotrichosporon cavernicola HIS019 DNA, chromosome: 3 genome:
- the RRN3 gene encoding uncharacterized protein (RNA polymerase I specific transcription initiation factor RRN3) has product MSRDVLVPRATSMQGKRRRIDADVPEKSRRTRSVGGDCRDLPSTSDRREAKEREAFQRQLIGVFVPRALKESLEGNTHNYSDLLSHFLPLPGSSTPQLPPLLPLLRALTAHVSLIDIGVHHALVGAIVNLPWATADDRFVKSYIGFCGVLVSAHPGWARDIVAMAVRGLTWQPPQPSVSSTPVTRRIFHARHHLLISHMLALIPTLPNLLQPILNRSAPNKREPEVVQTTWVRNCCELIEYCPELGARVWSSLVDRMLRIDVEITNRADDDDDDDDDEEGGVRDRGDPFDLLIDQNVAGDDEDSDDESDDGEDIDPDDISSEEERDSDDDVDTTEHRKKRREMLRLMRQKLDGMLVYFLTHLDESMRGTRHVPAAELAARDMSAVPSETPSASSTPLPQTPATPTSITGMARTPPTPAQSLAHFQTLLNLFSRQILPTSATQHLPFTLFLCSSFSPAHADLFLHRLVSLALYASDTPTPSPTQPVPLAHRTAAAVYIGSLVTRARFVSDEQARTVLQYLLAYVDGKLAQAQSKNRRVAPDELSLFYAVCQAAMVIFCFRWRALTADDEVAGEMEMDFTSGREWMRDLDVLQRALTSELNPLLGCNPSVVSMFAKVAHSTGFAYCFSIIEANTHAHTKRSAPSIAAPRAARQANIDAGLDSYFPFDPYDLPRSGEFVEALYRTWDEVAVDLGGDSDSDDSDDEAEESDESMGDEELGPGRIPVATSAGKRPLPMARGGSSFGEHRRRNILNDAGLSTSLEHMSISPVPSSVLG; this is encoded by the exons ATGTCGCGAgacgtcctcgtcccccGCGCGACGAGCATGCAGGGcaagcggcggcggatcGATGCTGACGTTCCGGAgaagtcgaggaggacacgGAGTGTGGGAGGTGACTGTCGTGATctgccgtcgacgtcggaCCGTCGCGAGGcgaaagagagagaggcATTCCAGCGCCAGCTCATAGGCGTCTTCGTTCCCcgcgcgctcaaggagtCTCTCGAAGGCAACACCCACAACTACTCGgacctcctctcccacttcctccccctccctgGTTCATCAACGCCACAGCTcccgcctctcctcccgctcctGCGCGCACTCACGGCACACGTCTCACTCATCGATATCGGAGTGCACCATGCGCTCGTTGGCGCCATCGTCAACCTTCCCTGGGCGACCGCCGACGACCGCTTCGTCAAGTCATACATCGGCTTCTgtggcgtcctcgtctcgGCCCACCCTGGGTGGGCGCGTGACATCGTCGCTATGGCCGTCCGCGGTCTCACATGGC aacCACCACAACCCTCGGTGTCCAGTACGCCTGTCACGCGGCGCATTTTCCACGCCAGGCATCACCTTCTCATCTCACATATGCTTGCCCTCATCCCAACCCTTCCCAACCTGCTCCAGCCGATCCTGAACCGCTCGGCGCCCAACAAGCGCGAACCGGAGGTCGTGCAGACGACATGGGTGCGCAACTGCTgcgagctcatcgagtACTGCCCCGAGCTCGGTGCAAGGGTGTGGAGCTCGCTCGTCGATCGCATGCTCCGCATCGATGTCGAGATCACGAACCGCGctgacgacgatgacgacgacgatgacgacgaggagggcggcgtgcGTGATCGCGGCGATCCATTTGACCTCCTGATCGACCAGAACGTCGCCGGGGACGATGAGGAcagtgacgacgagagcgacgatGGGGAGGACATTGACCCCGACGACATAAGCtcagaggaggagcgtgacagcgatgacgacgtGGACACGACCGAACACCGCAAGAAGCGCCGTGAAATGTTGCGCTTGATGCGCCAGAAGCTGGACGGCATGCTCGTCTACTTCCTCAcccacctcgacgagagCATGCGCGGCACACGGCACGTCCCTGCTGCGGAGTTAGCGGCACGTGACATGTCTGCCGTACCCTCAGAGacgcccagcgcctcgtccaccCCTCTGCCCCAGACACCCGCCACTCCAACTAGCATCACGGGAATGGCGcggacgccgccgacgcctgCACAGAGCCTCGCCCACTTTCAGACGCTGCTCAACCTCTTCTCCCGCCAAATCctgccgacgagcgccaCCCAGCATCTTCCGTTCACGTTGTTCCTCTGCTCGAGCTTCAGCCCCGCACATGccgacctcttcctccaccgcctcgtctCGCTTGCGTTGTATGCGAGCGACACCCCTACCCCATCACCCACACAGCCTGTCCCCCTCGCTCACCGGACCGCCGCGGCAGTGTACATCGGCTCACTCGTGACGCGTGCGCGCTTCGTGAGCGACGAGCAGGCCCGTACCGTTCTCCAGTACCTCCTCGCCTACGTTGATGGCAAGCTCGCGCAAGCGCAGTCCAAGAATCGCCGTGTCGCACCCGACGAGCTGTCCCTCTTCTACGCCGTCTGCCAGGCCGCTATGGTCATCTTCTGCTTCCGATGGCGTGCGCTCACGGCCGACGATGAGGTCgctggcgagatggagatggactTTACGAGTGGGCGCGAATGGATGCGCGACCTGGACGTGCTGCAGCGCGCTCTCACGTCCGAACTCAACCCCCTTCTCGGTTGCAACCCCAGCGTGGTGAGCATGTTTGCCAAGGTCGCGCACTCGACGGGCTTCGCATACTGCTTCAGCATCATCGAGGCGAACACGCACGCCCACACTAAGCGCAGCGCGCCCTCCATCGCAGCACCCCGCGCGGCACGACAGGCCAACATCGATGCCGGGCTGGACAGCTACTTTCCGTTCGACCCCTACGACCTCCCTCGCTCCGGTGAGttcgtcgaggcgctgtACCGCACTTGGGACGAGGTTGCGGTTGACCTTGgcggcgactcggactcggacgactctgatgacgaggcggaggagagcgaTGAGAGCAtgggtgacgaggagcttgggCCAGGAAGAATTCCCGTTGCCACTAGCGCCGGCAAGCGGCCCCTCCCCATGGCAAGGGGCGGCAGCAGCTTCGGCGAGCACCGAAGACGCAACATCCTCAACGACGCGGGCCTAAGCACAAGCCTCGAGCACATGAGCATCTCGCCAGTGCCCTCCAGCGTCCTCGGGTGA